In Acinetobacter wanghuae, the sequence CGTTCAAATGAGCGTAATGATTTCCGCTGAAGAAATTCATGCTAAAGTCAAAGAGCTTGGTGCTCAAATCGATGCACACTATGCCAATAGTGACAAAGAACTTGTGCTCATCGGTTTATTACGCGGTTCAGTGATTTTCATGGCTGACTTATGTCGTGCCATTACAAAGCCTCATGAACTCGACTTCATGACTGTCTCAAGCTACGGCGGTAGTACAGTATCTTCACGTGATGTAAGAATCTTAAAAGATTTGGACGGTGAAATCCGTGGTAAAGATGTATTGGTGGTTGAAGATATTATCGACTCAGGCAATACCTTGAGCAAAGTATTAGAAATTTTAGAAACACGCCAACCTAACTCAATTCAATTATGTACGTTGGTCAGCAAACCTTCACGCCGTGAAATTGAGCTTGATGTGAAATTCCTTGGTTTTGAAGTAGAAGATAAATTTATCGTGGGCTACGGTTTAGACTACGATCAAAAATATCGTCATATCCCATTTATTGGTGAAATTGGTCTTTAAGATCATGTGATAAAAAAAGTGGCTTTATGTCACTTTTTTTATGCCTAAAATTCACTATCAGAATGAACAAAAAAACAACACGACGTTGCAGTAATCCTCTGTTTCAAGAGCCTATTTCCCTTCAAGATGAAATTATCCAAATATATTTTCATGATAATAAGGAGTCTGTTTATGTGGTCAATTATTGTTGCCATTGTTATCGGTTTTATTGCAGGTTTAATCGCACGTGCAATCCATCCGGGGAATGATAAAGCAGGCTTTATTATGACGACCGTTCTCGGGATTGCAGGTTCATTGGTTGCGACCTTTGCAGGACGCGCACTTGGTTTATATTCTGAAGGTTCAGCAGCTGGATTTATCGCATCTGTGATTGGTGCCATTATTATTCTGTTTATCTATAACATGGTCACCAAGAAGAAAACAGTTTAAATATAAAACTTTATTTTTCATTAAAAAAAGCACCTAAAGTGGTGCTTTTTTTAATATCAGGTATTTAAGAAAAATACATCTTTTATAGACCTAATTCTTTAAACATTTTTTCAATTTCTTCAGCAGGGTAGGCACCCATTACTTTAAAGCCATTTGAGAAAATAATGGCAGGGGTTCCGTTTAGATTGAGAGATTTAGCTAAATCGATATTGCGTTGAATCGGGTTAGCACATGTTTTACTGGTTTTCGGTTGCAAACCGCTCACAATTAAATCATGCCATGCTTGAGCCGGATTTTTTTCACAGAACAATTGTTTTGATGGCGCAATAGATTGAGATTTTAACGGCAATACAAAGGTATAAATGGTCACATCATTTAACTTCGCTAGCTCTAACTCAAGTTGTTTACAATATGGGCAATTTGGATCAGAAAAGATCGCAATTTGACGTTTTCCGTTTCCTTTAACCGTTTTTAAAGCATCACTGAACGGTAGTTTTTTCCAATCCACACTATTTTGCTTTAAGACCAAATCACGGGTTAGATTATGCTGATCTTGAATGCGGAGCATTGAGCCCGCGATGATATGTTTAGCATCTTGATTTAAGTAAACCACTTGTCCTTGTATAGAGCCGCTGTAAATACCTTGCATCTCGGTGGTTTGAATATTTTCAATTTTTAAATTTGGACTATTTTTTATTAGATTGGCTTTTACAGTTTCCACATTAGCAGAAGCAAAAGATGACATCAGGGCGGCACATGCCAACAGCATGGTTTTCTTATACATTAATGATTACTCATGATACAGAGGATGATGCTGTTGATTCTAATCTTGAAATCAACAAAGTTAAGCGTGTTTTATGTTTCAGCGACGATAAAAATGAATACTTAGGTTCCACGTGGAACATGCATCGTACTTTAATATTTTCTTTAGACAGTTTTTTTCCTCAAATTTGCATGATAGGAATAAATATCCGAGACAAAGATACCAACATAATCTCAAAATTATTTTTATCTTATTATTCAATTCATTACATAAATAAAAACCAATTCCATGGATTATACATTGATCTCAAAATGATTAACACTTAACCTTGATTTTCAAGATAAAAATGATGATTCAAGTTTTATTGAATCCAAAGCGATAAGTTAAAAATATGAATCAACAATCATGGCAGCCTTTTCTCATGGTCAGCCTCACGCTCATTATGGGAATGATCGGTACTGCTCTTGCAAGTCCACTCTATCCAATTTATCAAGAAGTATGGCAACTCGCACCAAGTCAGATTACCTATATCTTTGTTGCCTATATGTTTGGCTGTTTATCCACTTTACTGTTTTTTGGTCGAACCAGTAACAGTATTGGTTTTCTGAAAACCTTAAAAATTGGCATGTTACTTGTTTGTTTTGGCTTAATTTTATCAATATTCGCACAAGGTGCTATTAGTTTATCCCTCGGTCGATTTGTGATTGGGATTGCATCAGGTCTGATTACGACTTCTGCTTTGGTCGGTTTGATGCACACCATGCCCACAAAATTTCAAGCGGCTTCATCACAAATTATTTCTATTATTACCGTCATTGGTTTCGGTTTAGGACCTTTTGTCGGAGGATTGATTGGTCAATTCTCCAAATATCCTTTAGTGATGCCTTATATTCCAGTCACTATCGGTGCCGTATTGTGTTTTATCGGACTCTGTCGCATGCAAGCGCCTGTATTTAAAGCACAGCCTTTTAGCATGGCACCAAAACTTGAACGACCCAAAGTAGAATTTAATTCCACATTTGCCATTGTAGTCATGACTGCCTTTTGTACCTTTGCTGCGTTTAGTTTATTTGCCTCATTATCGCCGTCTTTTGCACGTGAAGTTTTGCCTTGGCATGGCCCACTCATTACAGGCTCATCCATTACGGTTATTTTGATCGTTTCAGGTCTATCGCAATGGTGTGCCAGACATCTCAAAGCTGTTCATTGCTTGAGTCTGGGATTATTTGGCATGTCGATGAGTCTCATTGTTCTTGCATTGTGTATGTACTTAAAAATCAGTCTCTTATTCTTTATCAGCGCAATACTTTTTGGGATCGGACATGGTATTGCACTCATGGGGGCTTTTGGTTTAATTCAAGTGATGACAGATAGTGCCAACCGTGCTGCTGTGACCTCGACCTATTTATTTTGTGGCTATCTAGGTGCAATTATTCCGATTTTATTGGCAGGTTGGTGTGCAGACCATTATGGTTTAAGTCTGAGTGTCATCCTGTATTGTGTGATTATTGCCACAATCTGTTTTGCTTTATGGTTAACCTTTAAAACCATACTGAAATCAAATGCATTAAAAAAAGCCCTCGATTAAGGGCTTTTTTTAATCTGGTTTAAAAATTACTTTCCAATACAGAATGAGCCGAAGATTTTGCCGAGCAAATCATCTGCACTGAAATCACCGGTAATTTCGCCTAAAGCATTTTGAGCAAGACGCAATGACTCAGCGACCAGTTCACCTGCGTTATAGACGACTAATTGTTCACGTGCTTCCGCCAAATAGATTTGTGTGCGCTTCATTGCGTCCAAATGGCGTGTGCGCGCAATAAAGGTATCTTCTTCAGGTTGGAAGCCTGCATGCGCTGTAATCGCATCTATGAGCGATTGAACACCTGTTTCGAGCTTCGCTGAGACAGTAATGTGACGGAAACCTTTTAAATCACCTATTGCAGCATCGATTCCCGTTAGATCACATTTATTACCAATTAACATTAAGCGTTTTGGTTCAATGTGTTCAGCGAAATATTCTTGAGCCAATTGCAGCGGATCATCACCTTGGCTTAAGTCATACACCAAGAGCAGCAAATCGGCCTGTTCAATTTCCTTGATTGCGCGGCGAATCCCTTCTTTTTCCACAACATCACCGGTTTCACGTAAACCCGCTGTATCGGTGAGGGTCATTGGCAAGCCATTTAAACTGATTTTTTCATGCAGTACATCACGCGTTGTCCCAGCAATATCAGTCACAATAGCGCGTTCAACGCCTGCTAAAGCATTCAGTAAAGATGACTTTCCGGCATTAGGTTTACCTGCAATGACCACTTGTAAACCTTCACGTAGCAATTGCCCCTGACGTGCCGATTGTTGGACTTGGCTGACCGCTGTGGTCACACCATCCAATAATTTTAAGATTTTACCATCCGCTAAAAAGTCGATTTCTTCTTCTGGGAAATCAATCGCGGCTTCCACATGTAAACGCAAATGGATGAGTTGCTCAAGCACCGTATTCACTTTGCTTGAAAATGCGCCTTGCAATGAACGCACGGCAGAACGTGCAGCTGCCTGAGAACTAGCATCAATCAAATCAGCAATGGCTTCTGCTTGAACCAAATCCATTTTGCCATTTTCAAATGCACGCATGGAAAATTCACCGGCTTTGGCTGCCATCGCACCGAGTTCAAGCACGCGTGCGAGCAAGGTATTCTGAATAACAGGTCCACCATGACCTTGGAGTTCCACCACATCTTCGCCCGTAAATGAATGCGGATTAGGGAAGCACAGCACCAAACCTTCATCCATAATTTCGCCTGAGGCATAGTAAAACTTACGGAAACCCGCGAAGCGTGCTTTAGGCAATTCTTGTTGTGTCAGTGCTTGCGCAATGGCATAAGATTTTGGACCGGATAGGCGAATCACACCGACGCCACCACGACCGGGTGGTGTGGCAATTGCAGCAATCGTGGTTCGGTTTTGCATAAAATTCACCTAGAAAAAAACAGAAAATACAGACAAAGAAAAATCCGCCTAAGATTACCATCTTAAGCGGATTTATTCAGCTCATCAGCAAGACTTAGTTTGCTGGGGTCGCTTCATCACGTTTAGCACGATCTTTTTCAACTGATTTGTTGATCAAACTTTGCTGCAAAATGGTAATACTGTTGTTACAGATCCAGTACAAAACCAAGCCCGCAGGGAAGAACAACATAAATACAGTGAAGATGATCGGCATGATCTTGAACACCTTCGCTTGCATTGGATCAGCAGGTTGTGGATTCAACATTTGTTGGATGAACATCGTCGCGCCCATCAACAACGGTAGAATAAACCACGGATCCATAGAAGATAAATCTTGAATCCAGAGCAACCATGGCGCATGACGAAGTTCAACAGACTCCATCAATACCCAATACAATGCTAAGAAAATTGGCATTTGTAGAAGTAACGGTAAGCAACCCGCAAGTGGATTCACTTGTTCACGTTTGTACAATGCCATCATTTCTTGAGAGAAGCGCATACGGTCTTCACCGAATTCTTCTTTCATACGTTGCATTTCAGGTGCAATCACACGCATTTTAGCCATTGAGCGATAGCTCTTCGACGACAATGGCCACAGGATCAGTTTTACTAGAATGGTCAATAAAATAATTGCCCAACCCCAGTTACCCACTAAACCGTGGAAGAATTCAAGACCAACAAATAACAACTTCGCAATTGGCCATAACCAACCGTAATCTACAGTTTGGTTCAAGCCCGCTGCCAAATCTTTTAATTCAGATTGAATTTTAGGACCTGAATAGAACTGCGCATCAATCTCAGCCACAGTACCTGCAGGTACATTAAATGCTGGAGATGTAAAACCAATGATATTCATATCATCAGTTGATTTGCGTGATTCTAATTTCGCTGTATATGCTTCACCATTGGCTTGAGTCAGCTTTAAGTTACCTGGAATCCATGCACTCACGAAGTAATGCTGAACCATAGCAACCCAACCACCTTTCGCTTCAGTAGTTAATTTTTCTTCAACAAAATTGTTGAATTTCAATTTATTGTACTGCTCGTCTGGTGTACCCCATGCGCCGCCAAGGAATGTACCTAGCGTGAAGATACCTTGGTCTGATTTACCTGGATCTTCAGAGTTATCACGTTTGAGCTGACCAAACATTTGACCTTGCCAGTTTTGACCACTGCGGTTCACCACTTTGTGGTTCACAACAACAGGGTATTCACCCGCGGTAAAGTTGAAGGTCTTAATGATCTCGATGCCATCAGCAGTTTTAAGGACTAGAGGAACAG encodes:
- a CDS encoding DsbC family protein; the encoded protein is MYKKTMLLACAALMSSFASANVETVKANLIKNSPNLKIENIQTTEMQGIYSGSIQGQVVYLNQDAKHIIAGSMLRIQDQHNLTRDLVLKQNSVDWKKLPFSDALKTVKGNGKRQIAIFSDPNCPYCKQLELELAKLNDVTIYTFVLPLKSQSIAPSKQLFCEKNPAQAWHDLIVSGLQPKTSKTCANPIQRNIDLAKSLNLNGTPAIIFSNGFKVMGAYPAEEIEKMFKELGL
- the hpt gene encoding hypoxanthine phosphoribosyltransferase, with product MTVQMSVMISAEEIHAKVKELGAQIDAHYANSDKELVLIGLLRGSVIFMADLCRAITKPHELDFMTVSSYGGSTVSSRDVRILKDLDGEIRGKDVLVVEDIIDSGNTLSKVLEILETRQPNSIQLCTLVSKPSRREIELDVKFLGFEVEDKFIVGYGLDYDQKYRHIPFIGEIGL
- a CDS encoding MFS transporter, whose amino-acid sequence is MNQQSWQPFLMVSLTLIMGMIGTALASPLYPIYQEVWQLAPSQITYIFVAYMFGCLSTLLFFGRTSNSIGFLKTLKIGMLLVCFGLILSIFAQGAISLSLGRFVIGIASGLITTSALVGLMHTMPTKFQAASSQIISIITVIGFGLGPFVGGLIGQFSKYPLVMPYIPVTIGAVLCFIGLCRMQAPVFKAQPFSMAPKLERPKVEFNSTFAIVVMTAFCTFAAFSLFASLSPSFAREVLPWHGPLITGSSITVILIVSGLSQWCARHLKAVHCLSLGLFGMSMSLIVLALCMYLKISLLFFISAILFGIGHGIALMGAFGLIQVMTDSANRAAVTSTYLFCGYLGAIIPILLAGWCADHYGLSLSVILYCVIIATICFALWLTFKTILKSNALKKALD
- the mnmE gene encoding tRNA uridine-5-carboxymethylaminomethyl(34) synthesis GTPase MnmE, with product MQNRTTIAAIATPPGRGGVGVIRLSGPKSYAIAQALTQQELPKARFAGFRKFYYASGEIMDEGLVLCFPNPHSFTGEDVVELQGHGGPVIQNTLLARVLELGAMAAKAGEFSMRAFENGKMDLVQAEAIADLIDASSQAAARSAVRSLQGAFSSKVNTVLEQLIHLRLHVEAAIDFPEEEIDFLADGKILKLLDGVTTAVSQVQQSARQGQLLREGLQVVIAGKPNAGKSSLLNALAGVERAIVTDIAGTTRDVLHEKISLNGLPMTLTDTAGLRETGDVVEKEGIRRAIKEIEQADLLLLVYDLSQGDDPLQLAQEYFAEHIEPKRLMLIGNKCDLTGIDAAIGDLKGFRHITVSAKLETGVQSLIDAITAHAGFQPEEDTFIARTRHLDAMKRTQIYLAEAREQLVVYNAGELVAESLRLAQNALGEITGDFSADDLLGKIFGSFCIGK
- the yidC gene encoding membrane protein insertase YidC codes for the protein MQQWARIAILGAMFVVAYLLILAWQKDYGTAETKPQQEAAVVSHEVSADLPNSQTVATAASDVPQANMPAQQATDATAPVSQQLISVQTDLYHLWISPKGGDIVRVELLNHDKNKDSDEPFVMLESDAKRTYVAQSGLVGLNGPDSSRNGRPTYELEKTAYTLADAKPAKGKDGKDIQVLSVPLVLKTADGIEIIKTFNFTAGEYPVVVNHKVVNRSGQNWQGQMFGQLKRDNSEDPGKSDQGIFTLGTFLGGAWGTPDEQYNKLKFNNFVEEKLTTEAKGGWVAMVQHYFVSAWIPGNLKLTQANGEAYTAKLESRKSTDDMNIIGFTSPAFNVPAGTVAEIDAQFYSGPKIQSELKDLAAGLNQTVDYGWLWPIAKLLFVGLEFFHGLVGNWGWAIILLTILVKLILWPLSSKSYRSMAKMRVIAPEMQRMKEEFGEDRMRFSQEMMALYKREQVNPLAGCLPLLLQMPIFLALYWVLMESVELRHAPWLLWIQDLSSMDPWFILPLLMGATMFIQQMLNPQPADPMQAKVFKIMPIIFTVFMLFFPAGLVLYWICNNSITILQQSLINKSVEKDRAKRDEATPAN
- a CDS encoding GlsB/YeaQ/YmgE family stress response membrane protein; protein product: MWSIIVAIVIGFIAGLIARAIHPGNDKAGFIMTTVLGIAGSLVATFAGRALGLYSEGSAAGFIASVIGAIIILFIYNMVTKKKTV